In the genome of Hyalangium minutum, the window GCCACCACCGAAAAATTCTGACCTCCCATAGCAAAACTGCCTTCGTAGTAGAACGAAGAATGATCTAACAACCGAGCCGAATCAAACCCCCAGGGCAGATCGCGAACCGCTCTCAACTCTGGCTCTCGAAGTGCAGTCAACACGCAAACGTCTTTGTTGTAACGAACTGGAGACCGCGATTGCTTGATGCGAAAGAGATCCGAGATCAGCATCTTTAATTGATTCTGCCAACGCTCGGAGGAGTGGTCAAAGTACAGCAAATTAATTAGTCGGTTTGCCAGTCGTGCCTCATGAAGACGGGAAAGGTCTTCGCGGGCTGTGACGACAACAATATGCATCGGCCTGTAAAAACCGTCACGCTCATGGATCTCATCGATAAGGTCCAATCCGCCAGTATCTGAAGGACGCTCTTCAGGCCGGTTAGGCAGAGCCAAATCAAGGATCATCAAGCTATACTGGTTGCGCCGCAACTTATCCCGGGCATCGTAAGAGTTCTGAGCAATCGTAATATTGTCCCGTTGCACGCCAGCCGCCACGAGAATTTTGACGAATCGCTCGAGTTTCATCTGCTCGTCGTCGACGACGAGGACGCTGAGTCCCATTAGTCACCCACCAACTGAGATCATTGCATCTATGAGCATGTGCTTCCATTGCTCCGATGCGGCATTGTAGTAGATTATGCCGCGAAAATTTCCTGGATAAGATTCTTTTAGTGTTTCTCCAAGAGTCTCAATCTCAATTTCGTCATCGCCGGTGTCAAATCTCTCGAATTGAGTGACAACAATCACTGGCGTCGCGAGTTCTAAAAAATCCATATATCCTAGCAATTCTCTGCCGCCAAAAGCCTGCGGTCGACCTCCTGGTTCCTCCCCTCCGATGTCATATGAAGGTAGCGACATGTCGAGCAGCACAATGTCAAACGAACGAGCGCGTATTTCAATCTTCCCGCTATGAACAGAACGTGCGCTCAAGATCGTACACAATGGAAATGCCTCTTTAACAAAAGAGGAGAGTTGTTTAAATTTGAACTGATCATCTTCGATGATGAGAACGTTCATTGTTCCATCTCCACCCCCAGGATCAATTCTCCCCGCCCCTGCATCTCGATGTGGAAGAGCGACATGCCAACATGCAGGAAGAAGCAGTCTTTGTTCTTGAATCCAAAATTCAATGCATGAGCCTTGTACTGGCTCACAATGCGCTTAAGCTTTACCAAGCCGGACTTTCCTTCCACTGACACACGAGTGCGGTAACCGTCCCCACCGATAAGCACGCGGATGTCGTCCAGGGCTTTTTCTGCGCTGGGAGAATAGGCGTCGCCTGCAATCTCGCTCTCGATATCGATGGAAAGGAGATCCGATGCGCGATCATCCTTGACACGAATCTGTACTGCAGGCTGTCCCAACACCTTGGAATGTCTGTAGATATTATCTAATGCAATGAAAATAATATCAGTCACTTCGTTGAGGACTGTGCCTCCCATTCGGCGATCTGCTTCAAGTATTCTCTCAATTTTCGGAGAAAAGCCTCGCAGCGTCCGAAGCGCGGATTCGACGGCGATGTCGATTATTTGCTCGATTGTGAAACTAGCGGTCACATCAGAAGACTCGTCAAGGTGCAACCAGTCAGCAACACGTAACATTGCATGCTGGGCTCCCGTGTTGGCGGTAACCAAACAATTCTTGAGTTCAGTATATTGCCATTCATCCAGCGCTTCACCGAGTCGGCTATATACTTCCTGGAAAATACGCTCAGCTTCAGTTCGGAAGATTCCATCTATTGCCACCCTGGCTGATTCCAAGTCAGTACTCAGTTGTTGCCTGAACATGGTAAAGCACAGCGAAAGGAAGTCTTCAAAGGTTGAAGTTTCCTGGGCGTCGTTCCGGATCGCGTGAACGAGGAAGGGATTAAATGAGCGGCCAAAAACACCCTGCGGATGTTGCTCGCTTCGAATGTGTAGAACAGGCTTGATTTGTTCCTCTATCAGCAGGTCATATTTCTCTGAAAGCCAAGCGAGTGCCTTGTCGACTGTGTTCTCCTGCTCAGGCGTGGCGACATGAAGACGTGATATCCAAAAATCATTGCGTTTGTAAGTCCCTGTGACTTCATCGCGCGTGGTGATTAACTTTCGATCATCCAGTGGGCCTCGCAATGTTCCGGACAGGGTCCCATGTCGAATCCGCATGCTCAAAAAGCAATCAAGGCCATGCTCAGAATTGTTAAGAAATTCTTTCCACAAAGCCTCGAGCATTTCTATCAAGAGTGCATCATTGTCTTCATGAGGCAACTCAAGATACTGCGCAGGCATTGGTTTGCGCGTTGTCAGCGCATCGCGAACAGCCAACTCAAAGTCTCTTCTAGAACTCTGCGGACCCGTTTGTAGGAATTCTTTGTAACGATCAAATATTTCCCGGAGTTCCCGCTCAGCCCAGCGCGAGATGGCGTCGTCGTCAACAAAAACGCGGCTTCGATCAACGATCTGGACGCCTTCCTCAATTTTTAGCTTAGTAGCTAGGCTTTTGATTTCTCCGCGATAGATCTCGGCATTGTCTGGATCCAGGCTAACGAGGAGGGAGCACACGTTGATACGCTCTTCGTCGATAGCCCGTGATGTTGGCAACCCACGACATGCCTCAAGTACAGGTTGCACACAGATTTTCTTGAGAAAGTACAACACCTGCTCGCGATCATATTCGTTGATCCTTCGAGCTATGTCTGATGGGTGTTCTAATCCATTTTTCGCAAGAAATTCATCACAAGACCATCGCAGATTGTTCTTAGAATCTTGAGTCTCGTGAAGTCTATTTTGTAGATCAAAGAGGATTGGAGTTGAAATGAGCTTTAGGAAGGGGCGCATCGACTTCAGCTTTCTGCCATCCATGATGCGCCTGATCGGAAACACAAGTCGCAAGGAGTCACGCAAAGCACACCAATGAGCGATTTGCTCAATGGCAGCCTCAAGTTTCCCCATCCCCAACAGGCATTCGACGCTGTAGCGCGCACCTGCGAAACGTACAATGAGATTGCTGTCCAGGAGCAGTTCTTGCGCAATAGCGTATGCCAGCCCAAAATTCTTCTGTTCCAAATGGGCTTGAAGCGAGCCCTCGGCGAGTTGTTCCCGCGAAAGCGCATTCGCAGTTTGTTGATCAACATGAAGCCCAGCGGCAACGCCAGCGCTTAGTACTGCGAGAGACCTTCCATACTTTGCTTCACACAATGCAAAGTACGCGGCCCGCCTTTCAGTCTTCAGGGCAATGATGTCAGAAGGATCATGGATTGAAGAACAGGCGAACTGCGTCAAGCGCAAGGCATGGACTGATTGAGCTGCGGGTGTAGACGTGCTCAGTAGCGCCGATGCCATCACCGCAGGCATTATCGGCAATGCGCTATAGTTCTTAGATAGCTTGGCAAGCTCAAGGATTGATCGCGCAAGATTATCAGTTCGGCCGAAAACAGAAGCCAAGAGACTAACCATCTTGTCTTGCAGTGTCTCTGACCGCTCAGTCTCACGCTGTAAGTACGCCAAGCTTCTGGCTTTGATGATCATGCAGGAGAGATCGAGAGGGTCTTGGCTCAGAGTGACGTCAGATGCGCGTATCGCATCGTCGTAGCGCCCCGACCAAAATGCATCTGATGCGGCTCCATCAATGGGCCGAAGGGAACTAAGGTCAGTTACGCCGTTGAACCAATAGAGCAGCTTGGTTATGCGATTGTCGCCGATAGGGCTTAGAAGGGACAGCGCTTGAGATATTTCACCATGCAGACTTTCTTCGTCGGGAAGACTAAGCATGTGACGAGAAATGAGCAGAAATGTCTCGTACAGATCTACGAGAGAAGCTGTTGCGTCATGCCTTAGAATCGCTGCCAGTTGAATCGAATCCTGTGGCAAGTCCCCTGTGATTCGATAGGATAGATACGCACCTAAGTCGTCGTGCAGCTCCCAGGCAGTGAGCTTCCGATTGAAGTTGGTTGCGAAGCGAGGCAAGGTGATGCTGTCTTCGTTCCTCCTGCTCGTATAGTGGGCTACAAAAGCAGCAAATGACTTCTTTGCGCGTTGCTTTATATTTTTGGTGAATTCTTTCTGCTTCTCCAGTCCAGATTTGGCTTGCAGTGTTGCAATGCGATTCTCAATCGACCAAAGCGAATAGCCGAATTTGTTGTCCACCTCATCCAGTGCTCCAAGCGCCGCATCATACTGGCTAGTCAATAGGTTGCGCGCGAACTTCTGGGACAAGTTAACATAGGAGCCCAAAGTCTGAGTGCGTTGACTAAGAACTAAAGCAGACCATAGGATCTCTTTGACGGCTGGTACCTCATCCTGCGGGCGCCTGCGGTGCAGATTCCGGAGAGAACGCACAGGCGTAATCCCAAGTGCGCCACTTCGTGCTTTGGGGATCCGCGTCATCCAGGTCATGAACCCGGGCAACTGCTTTTCCGGAAAGCTCAGGCGGATTGCGTTAATTGTATCATGTAGTTCATCGCCTTTTTGATGAGCTCGGCCGCGTACGAGATTCTTCGCGAGATGAATCTCTATCTGCTGGTCGTCGAGATTATTGTTCCGTGACATTGCCGCGTTGATTTGATCAGGTGAATTGATTTGATCAGGTGAATTAGAGTCGAGCTTTGAACTTCTAGTGCGGTTCTAGGGTTTTGTAGCTGCATCGTCAATGAAGGTGTGGAGTTCGCGCGTCCCTGAAGGCTTAGAGCCTATCTCAGTAGGGAAGAAAACGCCCTACCTGATGGGTTAGAAGGTGAAGGAGGAAGTGTGGATTGGGAGTAGCGAAGAGGGATGACGGTTGAAGGATGCCGGAGGAACTGTGGGCGAAGATAGAGCCCCTGCTGCCGCCGAGGCCCGAACACCCGCTGGGGTGCCATAACCCGAGAGTGCCGGACAGGGCGGCCATGGAAGCCATCCTGCTGGTGCTGCGCACGGGGATGCAGTGGCAGGCGCTGAAAGCCACCGGCCTGTGCCACCCGTCCTCCGCCTACCGGCGGTTCCGCGAGTGGCTTACGGCCGGAGTCTTTCACGAGTTCTGGCGCCTGGGACTGCTGGCGTACGACGCCCTGGTAGGCATCGACTGGCAGTGGATGAGCGTGGACGGGGCGATGACCAAGGCGCCGCTGGGAGGAGAGAAGACTGGCCCCAACCCGACCGACCGCGCCAAGAAGGGAACCAAGAGGAGCTTGCTCACAGACAGGCGTGGCGTACCGCTGGGGGTGGTGGCCGCAGGAGCCAACGTCAACGACCATAAACTGCTGCCCTCTACGTTCGACTCGGTGCCGGTGAAACGTCCCGAGCCTGAACCATGGCCTGCCCAGCACCTGTGCCTGGATGCGGCCTACGCCTGTACCGAAGTGCGTCGGTGGGGAGACACGTTCCGCCTCCGGCGGCACATCCGCCCGCGTCGTCCCCCCGTCACGCCCCCGAAGAAGAGCCGCCGGCCGCCGCAAGAAAGCGCGCCGCTGGGTGGTGGAACGCTCCCACTCGTGGATGAACCGCTTCCGAAGAATCCTCATCCGCTGGGAGAAGCGCGAAGACACCTACCTGGCCATGCTCCACTTGGCCCTGGGCATCATCACTTGGTTCCACTTCCTACCGAAATAGGCACTTAGCGCGCTTCGCTCCGTCCTCAACGCTTACGTCTCCCCTCGAGATCGCGGTCCTCGCCAAGCACGGCACGGGTCCGTCCTCAATCTCCTCCAGCACGTCGCTGACCGGACGGATACGTACTAAGGGCGCACGTCAGCCTGCCGATTGACCCCAGCACCCGTCCTCGTGGTCGTTGTGGTCGTTGTCGTCGTGTCCACCGGCCGGCGCCACGGGAAGAGGAGCGCAAGCGCCACTCCCGACAGCCCCACGATGGAGTAGAGGAGGCGTCCAAGGGCGCTGGTCTGCTCTCGCGTGTCGCCACCAAAGATCGCGTTCACGAGGTTCCAGTTGAAGAAACCAATCAGGCCCCAGTTGATGGCGCCGATGATCACCAATACAGCCATCACCTTGGCGAGCCCTGCCTTCAGGCCGCCAGCTTCCACTCGTTCCATGGCTCGTCTCCTCGACCCTAGGTGTCTCAAGGCTGGCGGCGTGTAGTGCCTCCTCGGTGAAGCCCGAGCCGCCCGCTGTAGTAACTTTGTGGCGTGTCCGATGATCTGGCTCGACGGCCTCGCTGGTCCGTGGCGCTGTCGTCCTGGCAGGCCGCAACTCACGCAGCTCCCTGCCGGGAAGATCCAGCCCGGCCAGCCCTGGCCTCAGGTGACAATGGAAGCCGAAGTCGATGCGGCCCCGAAAGTAGCGACGGCGCTTCGTACGCGCGGCTTCGAGCCTCACCCAGCCCAGGGTGGCTTCCTCATCCACTTGCACCTGCGTGCCCCCTAGCGAGAGCGCTTTTGGCTCACCCGCGTGAGCCTCTTGCTTGCCTGGAGCCCCTTGACGTCGCCGCGGCCGGTGGTGCGCTTGCGCGTCCCCTCCTTGCGGTAGCCGACGGCCGCATCCACCGGAAGCGTCTTGCGGCGCGAGGTGCTGCTGCCGGTTTCGGGCAGTGGCAGCTTCTGGCTCGTCGCAGTCAGCCCCTTGCCTGGGCGGCGGCGTGGACTGACGTTGCGGTCCCTGAACTCCAGGCTCCCCTGGGGCCAACTCTCTATCTTCTTGGCCCGGTGCGTGCTCAAGCCTCCAGTCTCATGGACATCCGAGGCCTTGAGCTTCATCGTCGTGCCCTGCCGCTTGGCGTGCTTCGCGCGAAATGCCTGTGTCTTCTCTGGCATGGAACCTCCCAGTGACTCAGGTAGGGATGGCTCGGCGGAGGTGCCAGGGGCCATGACCGAGCAGGCGTTGGAGTCGATGTCAGGTTCCGACGCCGCGCTCCCTTCCCATGCCGTCGTGCTTGCAAAGGCTTGAAAGAGCCGCCAGCCCAAGAGGTTCCGGGCCGGTCAACTCAGGCGCTCCGGCCTGGCCTCACCAGCGTTCCGCCCACCGCCACGATGCCCAGAAACACCACCAGCAGGCCCAGCGCCAACGGCAGCCCGAGCTGATCCGCCAGGAAGCCCACCACCGGCGGACCCACGAGGAAACCGCAATACCCGGCCGTGGATACTGAAGCGATGGAGACACCGGGCGAGCTGCCCGGGGTACGGCTCGCGGCACTGAACAGCACGGGGATGAGGTTGGACAGGCCCAGCCCCACACAGGTGAAGCCCACCAGCGCCGCCACCGGGTGGTGCAGCAACAAAGCGCCCCCAAGCCCAGCCGCCGCCAACACTCCTCCCACGCGCACCAGCCGCTCTGGCCCCACCACCGCCACGAGCCGATCCCCCGTCAGCCGCCCCAGGGACATGGCCAGCGAGAACACGGCATAGCCCGCCCCGGCGATGCCCGCCTCGGCCTTCAGCGACTGGCGAAGGTACACCGCGCTCCAGTCCGCCATGGCGCCCTCGACGACGAGCACGAAGAAAGCGAGACCGCCCAACAGCAGCAACGGTCCCTTCGGCAGGGCAAAGGTCTGTGCAGCCCCTCCCACGTCCGCAGAGCCCGGCAGCAGCGAACGAGAGACGACGACTACGGTGATCAACCCCAGTCCCCCCGCGAGCACCATGTGCTGCGAGGGCGTCAGCCCGTAGGACAGCGCGAGGATGGAGCCGCCCGAGCCCACCAACCCGCCCAGGCTGAACAAGCCATGGAACGAGGACATGACGGAGCGGCGCATTCGCCGCTCGACCGCCACGGCGTGGGCATTCATCGCCACGCCCATGGCCCCAGTGGTCGCGCCGAACGCCACCAGCATGGCCGCGAACCACGGCAGGCTGGGCGCGTGTACGGGCAGCACCACGATTGGACAGAGCAGCAGCGAAGTCACGAGCGTCACGGCCCGGCTCCCCCACCGCGCCACCTGCGCCCCGGCGATGGGCATGGAGACCAGCGAGCCCGCGGCCACCCCGAGCAGCGCCAGACCGAGCTGGCCCGCGCTCAGGCCCAGCCGGGCTTGAACGGTGGGGATGTGCGGCACCCAGCTCGCGAACGAGAAACCGTTGACGAAGAACACGGCGGAGACCGCGACGCGCGCGGCCGTGGCGGAAGGCTCGGCGCCGCCCTCCCAGGTCAGGCTCGAGGAGCTCATGCGGTAAGGATCCGGAGGTTGAGTTTGCGGAAGGGGCTCAGCGTGGCCTCGGGAGCGCTGGCCTCGGTGACGAGCGTGGCCAGCCGATTGGCCGGAGCCACGGCGAAGGGCGACAGCGTGTCGAGCTTGTCGGCGGTGAGCACGGCCACGGTCTCGGCCGCCTGGTGGACCATGACCCGCTTGGTGGCGGCCTCCTCGGCGAGCGTGGCGGTGACGCCTCCCTCGATGTGCAGGCTGCAGATGCCCAGCAGGCACAGATCCGCGTGAATCTGCCGCAGGGCTTCCACCGTCTCGGCGCCCACGACCGTCAGCGCTTCCGGGTGTAGGCGGCCACCCACGAGCCGGACCTCGATCCCTGGATGCTCGGCCAAGGCGAGCGCCACGGGAGGACTCACGGTGATGACCGTGGCGCGCAGGTCCTTGGGCAGGCTGCGAGCGACCTCCAGCGTGGTGGTGCCACCATCGATGAAGATCACCTGCCCTGACTGGACCAGCCCCGCGGCCACGTGGGCCAAAGCCTGCTTGGCCGGCTGCTGAAGCTCCGCTCGGGCCTGATGGCTGAGCTGCACGTGGGTACGCGGCAGCGCACCCCCGTGAACCCGTCGGAGCAGCCCTGCTTCATCCAATTCCCGCAGATCCCGGCGGACCGTGTCCTCCGAAACCCGCAACAACCGGCACAGGTCGGAGGCATACACGCGCCCCTCGGTGGAGAGGTGCTCCAGAATGGCCTTCCGCCGCTCCTCGGGGAGCAGGGGGTCGAGAGCGGTATTGGGAGGTTGCATGGCCATGCAGGTCCTTGCTGTTTCCAGCAATATCCCGCACAAACCCGCAACATTCAAGAGGGGCCCTGCACCCGCGCCCTATCCGTCCCCCGGGCCCAGGGTCAGCAACCGCTCGGCCTGCTCGCGCAGGGACGGGTGCACGGAGGAGTCCGCAGCCAGCTCGGCCAGGTCCGTGCTGTTGAGCAACGGGACGATCTTCGCCCCCACCTCGGGTGGCAGGTACGGGTTGAAGGCGAGCGCTCGGCGCACCGCGTGCCGGGCCGCCCAGCGCGGAGACTTCCAGATCTCCACCAGGGGCTCGGGCCGGGCCGGGCGGCGCGCGGCCATTCGCACCACCAGCGCCTCCGTGAGCCGGGGGTTGATGAGCGCGTTGCGCACCACGGCCGGGTTGCTCACCGTGGCCAGCCGCGAGAGCACATCCGGATCGCGCGTGAGGCGCGCCTGCTGCTTCAGGTGCCCGAGCGACTGCGTGAAGGCCTTCGCGTCCGCCTTGGCCGCCGCGCCCGCATTCAGCTCCCGGCGAGCGGGGCCGTCCGCGAACAGGTCCGCCACCGCAGGCAGCGACTGCACCTGCGCCAGCCGCCGCAGTTCCTCCGCATAGGGAATCTGCGAGGCCTCCATCCCCAGCGCGGCCACGAAGGCGGAGAGCACGTGGGTGGCGGGCTCCCAGCCCGAGCGCGCCAGGGAGATCAGGTGATCGACCAGCTCGGTGGCGTCGAGCGGATCATACCGGGCCAGCTCGCGTGCAGCGGCCTTGCGGAGGATCGCCGTGTCTCCGCTCAGTCCGTGCAGCCGGAGCGCGAGGTTCCGGGCTTGCTCCTGGGTGGGCATGGCTCATCCCTCCCTTACGGTTTGGGCGCCTCCTCGGCCACGGGCTCCATCGTCACCCGGAGCCGCAGAGCGCTGAGATCCTTGGGGTACTCCTGGAGCACCAGCGTGAAGGGCGCCCGCTTCCCAGGAGCCACCACCGTCGCACTCGCATCCAGCTTGGTGCGCAGCTCCGTGAGGGCCTCGGCCGTGTTGACGGCGTGGAGCTCCTCGGGAGAGGGCGACACTCCCGCCAACCCCTCGGCGGACTTCACCCGCTGGTCGCCGTCGTACAGCGCGGCGGTGACCTTCACCTTCGCCGGCTGCGAGGAGCGGTTCTCCACCTCGCCGCGGACGTAGAAGATCGGCGTGGTGCCCTTGGTGTCATAGAGGCCGTTGGTGACGTCCCGCATGACGAACTGGCTGGGCGCCAGCAGCTTGATGATGTGGCTGGGCGAGAGCGCGGCCGGATCCACCCGCCCCTCCTTCATATACACACC includes:
- a CDS encoding DUF378 domain-containing protein gives rise to the protein MERVEAGGLKAGLAKVMAVLVIIGAINWGLIGFFNWNLVNAIFGGDTREQTSALGRLLYSIVGLSGVALALLFPWRRPVDTTTTTTTTTRTGAGVNRQADVRP
- a CDS encoding MFS transporter translates to MSSSSLTWEGGAEPSATAARVAVSAVFFVNGFSFASWVPHIPTVQARLGLSAGQLGLALLGVAAGSLVSMPIAGAQVARWGSRAVTLVTSLLLCPIVVLPVHAPSLPWFAAMLVAFGATTGAMGVAMNAHAVAVERRMRRSVMSSFHGLFSLGGLVGSGGSILALSYGLTPSQHMVLAGGLGLITVVVVSRSLLPGSADVGGAAQTFALPKGPLLLLGGLAFFVLVVEGAMADWSAVYLRQSLKAEAGIAGAGYAVFSLAMSLGRLTGDRLVAVVGPERLVRVGGVLAAAGLGGALLLHHPVAALVGFTCVGLGLSNLIPVLFSAASRTPGSSPGVSIASVSTAGYCGFLVGPPVVGFLADQLGLPLALGLLVVFLGIVAVGGTLVRPGRSA
- a CDS encoding DeoR/GlpR family DNA-binding transcription regulator, with the protein product MQPPNTALDPLLPEERRKAILEHLSTEGRVYASDLCRLLRVSEDTVRRDLRELDEAGLLRRVHGGALPRTHVQLSHQARAELQQPAKQALAHVAAGLVQSGQVIFIDGGTTTLEVARSLPKDLRATVITVSPPVALALAEHPGIEVRLVGGRLHPEALTVVGAETVEALRQIHADLCLLGICSLHIEGGVTATLAEEAATKRVMVHQAAETVAVLTADKLDTLSPFAVAPANRLATLVTEASAPEATLSPFRKLNLRILTA